A window of Synechococcus sp. MEDNS5 contains these coding sequences:
- a CDS encoding sulfotransferase family 2 domain-containing protein: MPVDYNKKLVFVHIPKCAGTSVEKSMGVIIQKSADESILEAGANSQSYDSLFGSDMQHWSINKIIKHLVVLNHNPNDFTFFCVVRDPYDRLVSHYYARNKAWVNQLNYTSALKEYLFCLQFVFVRFVDVLLPDSLHKVKRFVYPQYLHLRSQLDFVKLPANFANIRVHTFSILDIFELDLFLQKFGCLSITHERKSISKPHPKTNSFRFLVSFFYHKDYLFYSSQ; this comes from the coding sequence ATGCCTGTTGATTATAATAAAAAACTTGTGTTTGTGCACATTCCAAAATGTGCTGGGACTTCTGTTGAAAAATCCATGGGTGTCATTATTCAAAAAAGTGCCGATGAGTCAATTTTGGAAGCTGGCGCAAATTCTCAATCCTATGATTCTCTTTTTGGCTCTGATATGCAGCATTGGAGTATTAATAAAATTATCAAACATCTAGTCGTTCTTAATCATAACCCCAATGACTTTACTTTTTTTTGTGTTGTCAGGGATCCTTATGATCGCCTAGTCTCTCATTATTATGCACGTAATAAGGCATGGGTGAATCAATTAAATTATACATCTGCTTTGAAAGAGTATTTATTTTGCTTGCAGTTTGTTTTCGTCCGTTTTGTTGATGTACTCCTTCCGGATTCTCTTCATAAGGTTAAACGTTTTGTCTATCCCCAGTACTTGCATCTTAGATCACAGTTAGATTTTGTAAAACTCCCAGCTAACTTTGCGAATATTAGAGTCCATACTTTTTCTATTTTGGATATATTTGAGCTAGATTTATTCCTTCAAAAATTTGGTTGTCTTTCGATTACTCATGAAAGAAAGAGTATTTCAAAGCCGCATCCTAAAACAAATTCTTTTCGTTTCTTAGTCTCATTTTTCTATCATAAAGATTATCTCTTTTATTCTTCTCAATGA
- a CDS encoding sulfotransferase domain-containing protein: protein MYLIDQSLLSFFYANKPIIKTHKCFMTSFKNVICLYRNPLSAISSYYDQLLSQGRVSSSISFSYFFFESPFGLKLYEKFYRSYLNTPRNSKIIFICYEQILLDLYSIVSDLALIFYAEKLPTIVLESLCARHSKQSYYKIQDIYYRYDCRPSFNSSFTSSHVPFVSSERQPSYQKFFSESDYNAYDDWRFKSDVFNSISSRYWAK, encoded by the coding sequence ATGTATTTGATTGATCAATCATTGCTTTCATTCTTTTATGCTAATAAACCTATTATTAAAACCCACAAGTGTTTCATGACTTCATTTAAAAACGTAATTTGTTTATATAGGAATCCTTTATCTGCGATCTCTTCTTACTATGATCAGCTTTTGTCCCAGGGGAGAGTTTCATCATCTATAAGTTTTTCATACTTTTTCTTTGAGTCTCCTTTTGGCCTTAAATTATATGAGAAATTTTATCGCTCATATTTAAATACTCCAAGAAATTCAAAAATTATTTTTATCTGCTACGAGCAGATCTTATTAGATCTCTATTCTATTGTATCGGATCTAGCATTGATTTTCTATGCTGAAAAGCTTCCTACAATTGTTCTGGAATCTTTATGTGCCCGTCATTCTAAGCAATCATATTATAAAATTCAAGATATTTACTATCGTTATGATTGTAGGCCAAGTTTTAATAGTAGTTTTACCTCTTCACATGTGCCCTTTGTCTCATCAGAGAGACAGCCTTCGTATCAGAAGTTTTTTTCTGAGTCTGATTACAATGCTTATGATGATTGGAGATTTAAGTCGGATGTATTTAATTCAATTTCATCTAGGTATTGGGCTAAATAA
- a CDS encoding glycosyltransferase family 4 protein, with translation MAFPTLLLSILLSAFASWILLAFLIPRFRFRLIDQPNSRSSHSRLTPRGGGAVFVFVSISASFIAFVANYSSHSNSYEFILVPLMGLPLSLVGFIDDLQSLPAGFRYVVQLLTAFLVSLGSPLLAHSFYFYPTLLFLLFAVTAVINFTNFMDGLDGLVAGCMIVLISVCSIQLVAPWPIWALVGSLMGFLIWNWSPAKVFMGDVGSTFLGTVFAALVLKAPNWHHALALLLTCTPLLGDACSCVLRRLFDRQRIFQAHRLHLFQRLNQAGWSHSRVSSLYIAATAVLAMAFLWGGLPWVTPLAVLELLIGIWLDQQVAVPFVVASRS, from the coding sequence TTGGCCTTCCCTACGCTTTTGCTTTCTATTTTATTAAGCGCCTTTGCTTCTTGGATTTTGTTGGCTTTTTTAATTCCTAGATTCCGATTTCGGCTCATTGACCAACCAAATTCTCGTAGTTCCCATTCTCGTTTAACACCACGTGGTGGCGGTGCAGTCTTTGTGTTCGTTTCGATTTCAGCAAGCTTTATAGCTTTTGTGGCGAATTACAGCTCTCATAGCAATTCTTACGAATTCATTTTAGTGCCATTGATGGGACTTCCGCTTTCCTTGGTGGGCTTTATTGATGATCTTCAAAGCCTCCCGGCTGGATTTCGTTACGTCGTTCAACTGTTGACAGCCTTTTTAGTAAGCCTGGGTAGCCCGCTTCTGGCTCATTCGTTTTATTTTTATCCCACGTTGTTGTTTCTGCTGTTCGCTGTGACTGCGGTCATCAATTTTACTAATTTCATGGACGGCCTCGATGGATTAGTAGCAGGTTGTATGATTGTTCTAATTTCTGTATGCTCTATTCAACTTGTTGCTCCATGGCCAATCTGGGCTTTAGTGGGCTCGTTGATGGGGTTCCTTATTTGGAACTGGTCTCCAGCTAAAGTATTTATGGGAGATGTTGGTAGCACATTTTTGGGGACTGTGTTTGCAGCTTTAGTTCTTAAAGCTCCTAACTGGCACCATGCTCTAGCTCTGCTGCTTACATGCACTCCGCTCCTCGGCGATGCTTGCTCATGTGTGTTGCGTCGTCTGTTTGACAGACAGCGGATATTCCAGGCCCATCGCCTGCATCTGTTCCAGCGCCTAAATCAGGCCGGCTGGTCCCATTCCCGCGTCTCCAGTCTTTACATTGCTGCCACTGCAGTACTCGCCATGGCCTTCCTCTGGGGTGGCTTGCCTTGGGTCACCCCTCTTGCCGTCCTTGAGCTCCTTATCGGCATCTGGTTGGATCAACAGGTGGCTGTTCCTTTTGTTGTGGCATCTCGCTCTTGA
- a CDS encoding nucleoside-diphosphate sugar epimerase/dehydratase, which translates to MSRSYSTKVAERVVRFPPRARRLLLIGTDSLLLPLAVWLSFWLRLAHPFHPSFQAAGLWLLPAALLVGLPLYAFTGQYKGLTRYVGSRALYRLAGRNGLLVLLLAGIGVMLRLPMPPRSSWILLWLLLTGFTGIVRFALRDLLLSLRSVAHKRQMVHVAIYGAGEAGAQLAAALRLAGNHQIVAFLDDAPSLWKRTINGIPIQPPQVLSQIQNQLDQVLLAIPSLPRSERRRIVAELQRQAIPVLQIPSVDDLTSGRAQIDALRPVAIEDLLGRDPVPPMSELLGPGLRDAVVCVTGAGGSIGSELCRQILQLAPRVLILLESSEPSLYALDQELRQQLPASVKMLPVLGSAADSALVQRLFADRGVQTVFHAAAYKHVPLVEANPLAGLANNVGSTRVVCQAAIAAGVSELVLISTDKAVRPNNVMGASKRLAELVVQASALELSQRAKVVGQTSTRLAMVRFGNVLGSSGSVVPLFRKQIAAGGPITLTHPEIIRYFMTIPEAAELVLQAATLAKGGDVFLLDMGEPVRIKALAEQMVRLSGLSLHDAQNPSGEIEIVCTGLRPGEKLYEELLIDAESEPTKHPLIFRAQERALPPEELYRRLDLLDAAIAAQDVEAALTLLAEMVPEWQRGGSHTKPLSSVALCANDSQA; encoded by the coding sequence TTGTCACGTTCCTATTCGACCAAAGTCGCCGAACGAGTTGTTCGCTTTCCGCCCAGGGCCCGCAGGCTGCTGTTGATCGGCACCGACTCCCTGCTTCTGCCTCTAGCGGTGTGGCTCAGCTTCTGGTTGCGGCTGGCCCATCCGTTCCATCCCAGTTTTCAGGCTGCCGGCCTGTGGTTGCTGCCAGCGGCGTTGCTGGTCGGCCTGCCGCTGTATGCCTTCACTGGGCAATACAAAGGCCTCACGCGCTACGTCGGGAGCCGGGCTCTTTACCGCCTTGCCGGTCGCAATGGATTGTTGGTGCTGCTGTTGGCGGGCATCGGCGTGATGCTGCGCCTGCCGATGCCGCCCCGCAGCAGCTGGATCCTGCTCTGGTTGTTGCTCACCGGCTTCACCGGAATCGTGCGCTTTGCTTTGCGTGATCTGCTCCTGTCATTGCGCTCGGTGGCGCATAAGCGGCAAATGGTGCATGTTGCGATCTACGGCGCTGGTGAGGCCGGTGCCCAGCTTGCTGCTGCCCTCCGCCTGGCTGGCAACCACCAGATCGTCGCCTTCCTCGATGACGCCCCAAGTCTCTGGAAGCGCACGATTAACGGCATCCCGATTCAGCCGCCCCAAGTTCTGAGCCAGATCCAGAACCAGCTCGATCAAGTGTTGCTGGCAATCCCCTCCCTACCCCGTAGTGAACGCCGCCGCATTGTGGCTGAGTTGCAACGCCAGGCGATCCCGGTGTTGCAGATCCCCTCTGTTGATGACCTCACCTCTGGAAGGGCCCAAATCGATGCGCTCCGCCCCGTCGCCATTGAAGATCTGCTCGGCCGTGATCCCGTACCGCCTATGTCAGAACTGCTCGGCCCCGGCCTGCGCGATGCGGTGGTGTGCGTCACCGGTGCCGGAGGCTCAATTGGTTCGGAGCTCTGTCGTCAGATTCTGCAGCTAGCCCCCAGGGTTTTGATCCTGCTCGAGAGCAGTGAACCATCGCTTTATGCCCTGGATCAGGAGCTGCGCCAGCAGTTGCCCGCTTCGGTGAAGATGTTGCCGGTGCTCGGCAGTGCTGCTGATTCTGCTCTGGTGCAGCGGCTTTTTGCAGACCGTGGTGTACAGACTGTGTTCCACGCCGCTGCCTACAAACACGTGCCGTTGGTGGAAGCGAATCCGCTGGCGGGTCTCGCCAACAACGTTGGCTCCACCCGGGTGGTGTGTCAGGCCGCCATTGCCGCGGGCGTTAGCGAACTGGTGCTGATCTCCACCGATAAAGCAGTCCGCCCTAACAATGTGATGGGAGCCAGCAAGCGCCTGGCCGAGCTGGTGGTCCAGGCCTCGGCGCTTGAGCTTTCTCAGCGAGCCAAGGTCGTTGGCCAGACCAGCACCCGTTTGGCGATGGTGCGCTTTGGCAATGTGCTGGGCTCGTCGGGATCGGTGGTGCCCCTGTTCCGCAAGCAGATCGCCGCCGGTGGACCGATCACCCTCACTCACCCGGAGATCATCCGCTATTTCATGACGATCCCGGAGGCGGCCGAGCTGGTGCTCCAAGCTGCCACCCTCGCCAAGGGCGGTGATGTTTTCCTTTTGGATATGGGTGAACCGGTCCGAATTAAAGCCCTGGCTGAGCAGATGGTCCGCCTCAGCGGCCTATCACTTCACGATGCTCAGAACCCCAGCGGTGAGATCGAAATTGTCTGCACCGGCCTCCGCCCCGGCGAGAAGCTTTACGAAGAACTGCTGATCGATGCCGAATCCGAACCCACGAAGCACCCCCTGATCTTCCGTGCCCAGGAACGAGCCCTGCCGCCAGAGGAGCTGTACCGTCGATTGGATCTGCTTGACGCTGCGATTGCCGCGCAGGATGTGGAAGCTGCGCTGACTTTGCTGGCGGAGATGGTGCCCGAATGGCAGCGCGGCGGTTCTCATACAAAGCCCTTGTCTTCAGTAGCTCTGTGCGCAAACGACAGCCAGGCTTGA
- a CDS encoding type II toxin-antitoxin system PemK/MazF family toxin, with translation MTVASAGVYSGKPRPAVVVQANRWLQGHPSVTLCPIISTLLDAPLLRIPVDPNDSNGQLKP, from the coding sequence GTGACCGTTGCCAGTGCTGGGGTGTATTCCGGCAAACCAAGGCCGGCGGTGGTGGTGCAGGCCAACCGCTGGCTCCAGGGCCATCCGAGCGTGACGCTCTGCCCAATCATCAGCACCCTGCTGGATGCACCGCTGCTGCGGATTCCCGTGGACCCCAATGACAGCAATGGGCAGCTGAAGCCTTAG
- a CDS encoding ribbon-helix-helix protein, CopG family: MARSMGKSRSACVREAITQYLERFSTSDEALRQSALIAALFC; this comes from the coding sequence CTGGCGCGCAGCATGGGCAAAAGCCGCAGCGCTTGTGTGCGGGAAGCCATCACGCAGTATTTGGAGCGCTTCAGCACCAGCGATGAAGCGCTGCGTCAATCGGCCTTGATTGCGGCCTTGTTCTGCTGA
- a CDS encoding CopG family transcriptional regulator: MRTTLQLDDDVLDAARVLARQQHLSVGEVISELARQALRRPAGLEEPPSERSGLPLLPIKSSGGVVDLNLVNQLRDEDR, encoded by the coding sequence ATGCGTACCACGCTCCAGTTGGACGACGATGTGCTCGATGCTGCACGCGTTCTCGCCCGCCAGCAGCACCTCAGTGTTGGTGAGGTGATCAGTGAATTGGCGCGCCAGGCGTTGCGCCGCCCTGCTGGGCTGGAGGAGCCGCCATCGGAGCGGTCCGGGTTGCCTCTCTTGCCGATCAAGTCCTCAGGTGGCGTGGTTGACCTCAATCTGGTGAATCAGCTGCGTGATGAGGATCGCTGA
- a CDS encoding TA system VapC family ribonuclease toxin produces MDAPIALLDVNVLIALLDPQHVHHEPAHRWFQANASHGWATCPLTQNALLRILSNPRYPNSPGGPASVMPLLQGMLSHPGHQFWPDLLSWSTDGELQAELLLHHGQITDTYLLALAVHQGGCLMSFDARLSTCAVPGGGGALCLIDSQV; encoded by the coding sequence ATGGACGCGCCGATTGCTTTGCTGGATGTGAACGTGTTGATCGCCTTGCTGGATCCCCAGCATGTGCATCACGAGCCTGCCCATCGCTGGTTCCAGGCCAACGCCAGCCATGGCTGGGCGACATGTCCACTAACGCAGAATGCCCTGCTGCGCATCCTCAGCAATCCTCGCTATCCCAACAGCCCCGGTGGTCCGGCTTCGGTGATGCCGTTGCTGCAGGGGATGCTTTCCCATCCAGGCCACCAGTTCTGGCCTGACCTTCTCTCGTGGTCCACTGATGGCGAGCTGCAGGCTGAGCTGCTTCTTCATCACGGCCAGATCACCGACACCTACTTGCTGGCCCTGGCCGTGCACCAAGGGGGTTGCCTGATGAGCTTTGATGCACGATTGAGTACATGTGCGGTGCCTGGGGGTGGCGGCGCGCTTTGCCTGATTGATTCCCAGGTGTGA
- a CDS encoding N-acetylmuramoyl-L-alanine amidase: MAAVIYLHWTATGYDWIRPGHYHSIIDGDGRVHRLHAYSVDLPAHTYARNRNSVALSCACMGGIPDPWTQPPTSAQLQSLCAEAAAIARSWGWSESDITIRSVMTHAEAASNRDGRVMHDNYGPMIWGGTGERWDLLQLEKSGPSDGGDQLRERIRALLRADPLADPRLAFKGETTIQARGADLPVQIDAQGRSWAIAADLLARYDIPHAWDASLRRILIGSLDVAPTYRDDAVQASVGWPLVEMTLQTGQAPVILTGIIRPAPSGDRAWCRVLEFAEEFGISVRYDPLVLGERRGG; this comes from the coding sequence ATGGCTGCCGTCATCTACCTGCACTGGACTGCCACCGGCTACGACTGGATCCGCCCCGGTCACTACCACTCGATCATCGACGGTGATGGCCGCGTCCATCGCCTGCATGCCTACAGCGTGGATCTGCCGGCCCACACCTACGCCCGCAACCGCAACAGCGTCGCCCTCTCCTGCGCCTGCATGGGCGGGATCCCCGACCCCTGGACTCAGCCGCCGACGTCCGCCCAGCTCCAGAGCCTCTGCGCGGAAGCCGCAGCAATCGCCCGCAGCTGGGGGTGGAGCGAGAGCGACATCACGATCCGCTCGGTGATGACCCACGCCGAAGCCGCCTCCAACCGCGACGGTCGGGTGATGCACGACAACTACGGTCCGATGATCTGGGGCGGCACCGGCGAGCGTTGGGATCTGCTGCAGCTCGAGAAGAGCGGCCCCAGCGATGGCGGCGATCAGCTGCGCGAGCGCATCCGCGCCCTGCTGCGCGCTGACCCGTTGGCGGACCCGCGGTTGGCCTTCAAGGGCGAGACCACGATCCAGGCCCGCGGCGCTGACCTGCCCGTGCAGATCGACGCCCAGGGCCGTTCCTGGGCCATCGCTGCTGATCTGCTCGCCCGCTACGACATCCCCCACGCCTGGGACGCCAGCCTGCGCCGCATCCTGATCGGCTCGCTCGATGTCGCCCCCACCTACCGCGACGACGCCGTGCAGGCGTCGGTGGGTTGGCCCCTGGTGGAGATGACCCTGCAGACCGGCCAGGCCCCGGTGATTCTCACCGGCATCATCAGGCCAGCCCCCAGTGGTGATCGCGCCTGGTGCCGGGTGCTCGAATTCGCTGAGGAGTTCGGCATCTCCGTGCGTTACGACCCTCTGGTGCTGGGTGAGCGCAGAGGTGGCTGA
- a CDS encoding HEPN domain-containing protein: protein MNRSADRLHQASLSAEAGHHEWACFASHPSVEKALKALHLHNGQQSWGHEAIRLALASS, encoded by the coding sequence ATGAATCGTTCGGCTGATCGGTTGCATCAGGCCAGTCTCAGTGCGGAGGCCGGCCACCACGAATGGGCTTGTTTTGCCTCCCATCCATCGGTTGAAAAGGCGTTGAAGGCTCTGCATCTCCACAACGGCCAGCAGAGCTGGGGCCATGAAGCAATCCGTCTGGCGCTGGCCAGCTCCTGA
- a CDS encoding YdcF family protein, whose product MAYLLSKLLPLALLPLGLSLILLLIGLIGRWRWPVITALLLLWVLSLGVVSQGLWHWLEAPWQRRAVTAAPSADAIVVLSGGRHPAPGTARVSEWHDPDRFLAGLDLYRAGKAPRLLFTGGASPFRPGQPPEGEHYLREAQQLGIPAAAMASTPPVVNTADEAAAIARLLPARAPILLVTSAFHMRRAQRLFERQGLEVQPFPVDFQARGAWVGPLWRDPTQWLPSAHALDQSSRSLRELLGRLVYRAW is encoded by the coding sequence ATGGCTTACCTGCTCAGCAAGCTGCTGCCGCTCGCCTTACTACCCCTCGGTCTCAGCCTGATTCTGCTGCTGATCGGCTTGATCGGCCGTTGGCGCTGGCCCGTGATCACTGCCCTGCTGTTGCTTTGGGTCCTCTCCCTTGGGGTGGTGAGCCAAGGCCTCTGGCATTGGCTCGAGGCTCCCTGGCAGCGTCGAGCAGTGACGGCGGCGCCGAGCGCCGATGCGATCGTGGTGCTCAGTGGCGGCCGCCATCCCGCCCCAGGGACGGCCCGGGTGAGCGAGTGGCATGATCCGGATCGCTTCCTGGCAGGCCTCGATCTTTATCGCGCCGGCAAGGCGCCACGGTTGCTGTTCACCGGTGGGGCCAGTCCCTTTCGCCCGGGTCAGCCCCCGGAGGGTGAGCACTACCTCCGCGAAGCCCAGCAGTTGGGCATTCCCGCGGCCGCCATGGCCAGCACGCCGCCTGTGGTGAACACGGCGGACGAGGCTGCCGCCATCGCACGGTTGCTCCCCGCGCGCGCGCCCATTCTCCTGGTCACCAGTGCCTTCCACATGCGCCGCGCCCAGCGTCTGTTCGAGCGCCAGGGCCTGGAGGTGCAGCCCTTCCCGGTGGATTTCCAGGCCCGGGGCGCCTGGGTGGGCCCCCTCTGGCGTGATCCCACCCAGTGGCTGCCCTCGGCCCATGCGCTCGATCAAAGCTCCCGCTCCTTGCG